Genomic DNA from Equus caballus isolate H_3958 breed thoroughbred chromosome 10, TB-T2T, whole genome shotgun sequence:
tgctgtgtgtccctgggcaagcagatccacctctctgagcctctgcttcctcaCTGGTAAACAGACAGGGGCCACTCATTCGTCCATTAGTGCATAAGTGAactttgtgccaggccctgtgggggGCGATGGTGGGGACGAGAGGAGGGCCAGggtgaggagggagaaagaaggatgTGGACCAGGTCACTCTCCTCCTCTCAATCACTCTATTCCAGCTTCACTGGCCTTTTGCTAGTCCCTGAACAGGCCAAGTTAGTTCCCACCTCAGTGCCCTCTGTCTGAAACACCCATCCCTCAGATGTGCACCTGGCTCACTTCCTTCACATCTGCTCAAAAGTCACCTCCTCattgaagccttccctgactatcCATCTCAGGGTGGGCAGACTATAGAGGGAACTATCAGGGGCTGTGGGTGCCCAGAGGGAGGACAGGATGACAGACTTTAGAAATCAGAAAGGCTTCCCAGGGAAGGGGAAATTTGAAtggggttttgaaggatgagtaggagttcacGGGGTTAAGAAAACAGGCTATTCCCAGACTCTTCTCACTCAGCAACACCGACCTCCTCCACCCCAGATCCTCTGGGGCATCTTAATTACTCATCCCCTGAGATTTTCCTGCTGCCCGGTGGTCTTTCCTGACGCAGACGGTTGCAAACTCCCCACAACAACTTTGAGGAAGTGGTAGCGTTGTAGGACCACGGGCTTTGAGGAAAGCAAGTTCTGGTCCCCGTCCCCTTCCTGACCTCTTCCTCCAGATCCTCAGGCTCCTGGTAAACGGAGACGATAACCTTTCCCTCGAGTGTGGCTGTGAGGTTGCAGGGCCTGGTCATGTACAACTTTCATCTCAGTATTTAAGGAAATCACGCCTCTGGGGGATTCCAGTGGAACCACAGTCCCTGTGGCCACATCGAAACAgggctctttttctttcctctccgtTTATCTTCTCTCCAATCATCCTCTCCATGTGACAGAACACTTCCTGTGTCCCTACCAACACTCAGCCTCCAGAACAGGCATTTCTACGGCTTTCAGGTCACCAGCACCACAGGGGGCCGGGCAGGGGCCGAGGATCCCTGGGTCCCCGCCTCGGGCAGCTCAGGGCTGGGCACACTGGACAGATGCCTCAGCTGGTTGGCAAGTTCAGACCAGAGACCACACGCTGGCAGCTCAGCCCACAGACAGGCTTCCTCTGAATCAGTTTCAACCACAAAAACAGCCAGAACTCCGGTTTAAAAGGGAAAAGCGGCAGGTCTGGCAACACCAGGTGGGCATTCCCCAGTGGAACCGAGGAGTGGCCGCATtttctccccagctcccagcccaccTCTCCCAGCCGACTTGATTCATTCCCCAGTGCTGTCTGGCCCGCCGTGGGCATCTGAGTTTGAGACCCCTGGTCTGGGCAAATCGCAGTAATGAAAGCGGGGGCTTACgaatgccaggccctgggctaaaGGCTTTGGAAGTCCTAACTCATTGAACCTcacctcacaacaaccctttgaggGAGGTGCTCTCCTTGTTTATATttggcagatggggaaactgaggcacagagaagtaagGTCATTcgtccaaagtcacagagccagggagggcaagagccaggatttgagcccGGGCGGTGTGGCTCATCACCAGCCTGACTTGTCGGGCACCCAGGTGCCCGAGATGCTCCTCGGCACCCCCGGACCTCGGAAGGAGCCAGGCCTTGGCCCCCCACCGCACCCCCCGTGCTCCCAGCAGCCTCCTCACCTTTGATCTGCTCGCTGTTCCCCTGAGGGGGTCCCAAGTCCAAGAACAGCCGTGGCATCTCGGGGCCCTTCCTCTCGGGCTTGGGGGGGTCCGCGTCGCCGCTGGGGGCCGTGTCTCCGCCGGCCCTGCTGTCGGGGGCCCCGGGCTCTCCCGCGGGGGCCGCCTCCGGCCTGGCTCTCTGGGGCGCCGGCTCCGGCCTCCTCGGCTGGGCTTCCAccgacggcggcggcggcggcggctggggCCTCGTGCTGTCTGCCCATCCGGCCTTTGCGTCCACGCCGCttccgaggccgccgccgggGGCCATCCCCGTGCCCGCTGGGGCTCGGCCCCCACTCCCGAGGTCCAGCCTCCCAGCCCCGGGGGCTCTCGGTGCCCCCCCAGTCTCGGGGGCTCTCCTCTCGGTCCCGGGTTCCAGCACCCCGCTcctgggggctgggccagtgggGCCAGGGGCTGTCTCCCCGCCGCTCCGGGGCCAGGCCGCGGCGCCGGGCGCGGGGGCTCTCTCCTGCGAGGTCTCTGGGGCCGGTCCCCCGATCGTGGGGGCTGGACCCCCACTCTCGGGCATcttctcccagggccctggggctTTCCGAGGCCCAGTCTCTGGCAGCCTCTCCATGTTCCTGGGGAGTTTCAGGCCCCCATTCTCTGACACCTTCTCCTCGATCTTTGGGGGTGTCAGCCCCCCATTCGCCagcactttctcttctctctcggGGGACCTCAGCTCCCCATTCGCCAgcactttctcctccctccttgggGGTGTCAGCTCCCCATTCGCCagcactttctcttctctctctggggacCCCGGGCCCCCATTCTCCGCCACCGTCTCCTCGAGGCCCTGGGCTCTCTGTCCCCCGTTCTCCAACGCTGTCACCCCGTTCGCAGGGACGCTCAGGTCCTCGTTCGGCCTTGGGGCTTTCTTCCCGCTGCCCAGGACTGCAGGGTCCCTGCTCAGGCCCGGGGCTTTCTCTCTGTTCCCGGggcctctccctgccttcctgggccCCGTCTCGCGGGGGTGTCCCCCCTTCTCGCCCAGGAGGTTCCTTGTCACGTCCTCCCGCAGGGACATCAGCAGCTGCTCGGTGCTCACTTGAACTACGAAGGTCGGCTTCTCTCGGGTCCCCGGGGGACCCGGGTCTGGGGGTGGCCGGGGCGCTCCCGGGTCGGGGGGCTCGGGGGGAGCCCGCGGTCGAGGGACCCCTTCCTCCTCGGCCGCCCCCCCTCCTGGGAAGGCTCCCTCGGGGGAAAAAGGGGTCTCGGTCTCGTAGCCGCTGTCCCCCGGCTTGGGGCCCGGCGACGACAGGCCTGAGCCGGGACTGGCCACGGCCGAGGGGGGGTCGGGGGACACGGCCGGGTCCGAGGGGGCCCGGGGAGgtggcggcgggggggggggagcgggAGGTGGCCCCCGCCCGGGGTACTGGGGCGCCGCCGCCCCCATGAGGGGGTCCAGAAACTCGGGGGGGGCCGAGGTGGGGGGGGCCAGGGGCAGGTCGGCCAGGGAGCCCCGCTCTGCCCGCAGGGAGGAGTCGTCCTCGGGGGCATGAGGGCAGCCGAGAGCAGGGTGGCCCCCCCAGCCGGCGACGGCGTCCCCCCGCTCGAGGGGCAGGCAGGAGCAGGCCCCCTCGCGGCTGCACAGAGGACAGGGCAGGGGCCCCCGGCGGCTGGGGCCACCCCCAAGGCTGCTGCTGGTCTCCCCGGGGgagctgccctcctcctcctcctcttcctcttcggCCCAGGGGGCGGCCCCCCGCTCCCCCAGCACCTCGGCAGGGTCTCCCGCCAGGGTCTCCCCGGCGCCCCGGCCCTCGGGGTCCCAGCCACTCAGGAGGAAGCTGCCTGACGCTGAGGACTGGGCGGGGAAGGGCCGGGGCGCAGGGAAGAGGGGGGAGGCCCAGGTCTCGGACACCAGCTGGGGGACCTCGGAGGGGGCCTGGGGGGCCTGGGGGGCAGGCACTCCTGGGTCCAGGGGGTCCCAGTCGTTGGGGAAGAGGGGCTCGGGTGGGGAGCCGTGCTCCTCGAGGCGGATGTAGTACTCGCTGCTCACCGAGGGGCTGCGGGCGCTGATGACGGGCAGCACGCTCGGCGTGGACAGCGCCTCGTAGAAGGGGTTGGAGGGGTTGGCATGGGGGGCCGGGGGTGCGGACGCCGGCTGCCAGGGGGgcgcccccccgccccggccggcCCCCCGCCGCGCCTTCTCCCACAGGCACTCAAGGTTGAGGCCACGGCTGCTCTCGGTGACCGTGAGCACGTCGTCGGGGTCGGCCCCGGGGAAGCCATCCAGGAGGGGGAAGGGCGAGGAGAGGGTCCCCGGGCGGGGCGCGCTGTGCTGcgggggccagggccaggggaAGGGGCcgtcccggggtgggggcggcGGAGGCGGGGGCCGCGGGGGCCGCTCGGAGAGCAGGTAGGTGAGCTGCAGCTGGAGGTCAGAGGCCGAGGGGCGCTGCGCAGGCGGCCGCCAGCAGGACTGCAGGATATCGTACCTGGGGAGAGGCAGCggcaagaaagaggaggacagaGTCCCGGGGGGTGTCACTGGGGGCAGGCAGAGACcaagagagagggggacagggacccagagagagggggacagagacccagggagaggggaacagagatccagagagagggggacagggacccagagagagggggacagggacccagacagagggggacagggacccagagagaaggggacagggacccagacagagggggacagagacccagagagaaggggacagagacccagagagagggggacagggacccagagagagggggacagggacccagagagaaggggacagggacccagacagagggggacagagacccagagagaaggggacagggacccagagagagggacagggacccagagagaaggggacagggacccagacagagggggacagagacccagagagaaggggacagggacccagagagagggggacagggacccagagagagggggaaagagacccagggagagggggacagggacctaGGGGACAAGGGAGACAAGCAAGCAGCAAGGGGTCTTCCAGGGTTGAATAAAGCAGGGCTCAAACACCAGGTCTGCtcctccatgcctcagtttcccccctccAAGTACCAGATGCTGGCCGAGGGATGAGGACGTGCCTGCTGGCTCTAGGGATGGTAGCGAGTGGGGAGTGAGATTGCGGCTGGGTGAAAAAGGAGGGGGAGTCCGGGGCCACGCTGGGGGGGTGGTCAGGGGTCCGAGCAGGCCCCCCCGCCCTCACCAGTAGTCCGCGTAGGGCAGCTTGAGCCTCGGCCGGGCCAGCTTGACGTGCTGCTGGCGGACGACAAAGGCGAGGACCTCCTCGTCTGACAGGTGGCGGTAGGGCTGCGCCCCGAACTCAAAGAGCTCCCACAGGGTCACCCCCAGGGACCTGcggggagcagagggcagagggaggtcagagccccgccccgccccgcccggggGCCGCccctccgggcctcagtttccccacccgcGGAGCCCCCGGCCCTCCCCGTGCCGGCGCCGCCGCCCCTGCGCCCGGCCGGCCCTCACCAGATGTTGCTCTCGCGGCTCTGGTCCACCACGAGGAAGCTCCCGTGCACCTCCCCGAGGAGCTCGGGCGCCGCCCAGCGCAGCGGGATCCACAGGCGCTCGGGGGTCAGGTAGTAGTCCTCCTGGGGGCGGGCCGGGCGGGGTCAGGCGGGTCGgggcaccccccgcccccgcccggaTGGAGGGCAGCCCGTACCTTGTAGTTGCTGTGGGCCAGCCCGTAGTCTCCGATGCGCACGGTGAGGTCGGAGGTCAGCAGGCAGTTGCGCAGGGCCAGGTCACTGGGGGCGAGCGGGGAGCGACGTGAGAAGGGGCGGCCTGCGCCCCATGCCTTGCCTCGCCTCGCCTCGCCTCCGCCCGCCGTCCAGaatcctccccttccctctcctttcctcactccgcctcctcctcccgtTTCCTCCGCCTCGCAGGCCACCTCCCTCCTGGCTCCTccccctcctggcccctccctctcctctgtgaCCCCGCCTTCTCTCCtgactcctccctctcttctgtgGCCCCGCCTCCTTTCCGGACTCCTccctctcctggcccctccctctcctctgtgaCCCCGCCTCCTTTCCTGACTCCTCCCTCTCTtggctcctcccctcctccctctcccctcctgactcctcccctcttctgactcctccctctcctcacccctcctcttctcctgactcctccctctcctctgtgacccttcctcccctcctggaACCCCACCCCTGTGGCCTTGCCTCCTTCCCCTAAGCAGTGCCCCCTACACACACTCCTCCCCATGAGTGCTCCCCGTGGCTCCTCAGCCGCCACCTGTGCACGTAGTTGTGGGAGTGGAGGTGCGCCAGCCCGCGGGCGATCTCCAGGCCCATCCTCTGCAGTGTCCGCAGGTCTCGAGGGGGCAGCTCAGGGGACAGGCCCTCGGGGGGCCGCTGGGCCCGGAGGTAACGCTTCAGGTCCCCCTGGAagggagggcagggtggggtcAGCACCACCACCCCGTCCCCCGCACCCACACATCCAGCCACTCCAAGGCGAGGATGGGGGCGGCCTCT
This window encodes:
- the LMTK3 gene encoding serine/threonine-protein kinase LMTK3, producing the protein MPAPGALILLAAVSASGCLASPAHPDGFAPGRAPLAPPYAVVLISCSGLLAFIFLLLTCLCCKRGDVGFKEFENPEGEDCSGEYTPPAEETSSSQSLPDVYILPLAEVSLPMPAPQPSHSDMTTPLGLSRQHLSYLQEIGSGWFGKVILGEIFSDYTPAQVVVKELRASAGPLEQRKFISEAQPYRSLQHPNVLQCLGVCVETLPFLLIMEFCQLGDLKRYLRAQRPPEGLSPELPPRDLRTLQRMGLEIARGLAHLHSHNYVHSDLALRNCLLTSDLTVRIGDYGLAHSNYKEDYYLTPERLWIPLRWAAPELLGEVHGSFLVVDQSRESNIWSLGVTLWELFEFGAQPYRHLSDEEVLAFVVRQQHVKLARPRLKLPYADYWYDILQSCWRPPAQRPSASDLQLQLTYLLSERPPRPPPPPPPPRDGPFPWPWPPQHSAPRPGTLSSPFPLLDGFPGADPDDVLTVTESSRGLNLECLWEKARRGAGRGGGAPPWQPASAPPAPHANPSNPFYEALSTPSVLPVISARSPSVSSEYYIRLEEHGSPPEPLFPNDWDPLDPGVPAPQAPQAPSEVPQLVSETWASPLFPAPRPFPAQSSASGSFLLSGWDPEGRGAGETLAGDPAEVLGERGAAPWAEEEEEEEEGSSPGETSSSLGGGPSRRGPLPCPLCSREGACSCLPLERGDAVAGWGGHPALGCPHAPEDDSSLRAERGSLADLPLAPPTSAPPEFLDPLMGAAAPQYPGRGPPPAPPPPPPPPRAPSDPAVSPDPPSAVASPGSGLSSPGPKPGDSGYETETPFSPEGAFPGGGAAEEEGVPRPRAPPEPPDPGAPRPPPDPGPPGTREKPTFVVQVSTEQLLMSLREDVTRNLLGEKGGHPRETGPRKAGRGPGNREKAPGLSRDPAVLGSGKKAPRPNEDLSVPANGVTALENGGQRAQGLEETVAENGGPGSPEREEKVLANGELTPPRREEKVLANGELRSPEREEKVLANGGLTPPKIEEKVSENGGLKLPRNMERLPETGPRKAPGPWEKMPESGGPAPTIGGPAPETSQERAPAPGAAAWPRSGGETAPGPTGPAPRSGVLEPGTERRAPETGGAPRAPGAGRLDLGSGGRAPAGTGMAPGGGLGSGVDAKAGWADSTRPQPPPPPPSVEAQPRRPEPAPQRARPEAAPAGEPGAPDSRAGGDTAPSGDADPPKPERKGPEMPRLFLDLGPPQGNSEQIKAKLSRLSLALPPLTLTPFPGPGPRRPPWEGADAGAAGGEAGGAGAPGPAEEDGEDEDEDEEEDEAAAGAAAGPRGPGRARAAPVPVVVSSADADAARPLRGLLKSPRGADEPEDSELERKRKMVSFHGDVTVYLFDQETPTNELSVQGPPEGDTDPSTPPAPPTPPHPATPGDGFPSNDSGFGGSFEWAEDFPLLPPPGPPLCFSRFSVSPALETPGPPARAPDARPAGPVEN